The genomic interval AAAATGGTAGCGAAAACGGTTTAGGTGTTTTCCTAACCGTTTTCACGGTTTTCATATTTTCCCGGAATAATTCATGTGGTTATTCCAGTACATGGGCTGCAAAATGGCCCAAATCTTCCAGCCCACCTCGCACCTCTCTGTTGCTTGGTAGTTAGCCCAGCCCAAATTCCGTATAGACAGCTCGACACATCGGATCGGCTAGGGTAGGCATCTGTGCAGTCGGCATCGCCTCCATTCCTCTCCGCGCGGCGCGATGACATCTGTTCGACAGCGCGACCTTTATTGTTATTCTCGTTTTGAAATATCGATTCCCGATCATTCTTGGAATGTTTCCGATCGAAATGAATCATTTTCGATATACCGTGTAACCGATTTCGCTTTTCCGATCGGCGTTCCTGCTCCGCTCCTGTTTCCAAGAcaaaaatacatgaataaatatGGTTAGACAGTTTTTTCGACCGTTTCCGACCGTTTTCAAACCCTGCTGGATAGGCTACACGCCGTACACTACTCCCTGTTGCTGTGCCTGTGCTGTGATGCACTGATGCGTTGGACCAAAGAGAAGCGCGCACACGTGACGGTATGCATGGCACATGCCTTGGTTGATCACTGCTCGATCGTATCAGGAATTCAGGATAGCGTGTTTACGTTTACGTGAAGATATTTATCAACTTGTCATCCATCATATATGCACAGATCGAGACTCGAGAGTGGCAAAGCGTGTCACGATTGAACAACGGTCCCCGTGTGTCTACGTGATGACAGCTCTCGGCTTTCTTCGCCGTAAGCCTCCCAACTGGATTATTGGGCTGCACGGCTCATCTACTTACGACCTTGGGCCGTCGTATAACTTAAGGCTTGTGCAATCAGCAATGCGCCGTGAGGAAGTTCCAGGTTGGCCCATCTTATGATTATTGGGCCGACGACGGGTTCTGCAAACGAAATGCCTTTTTgatcgagttttttttttttcacttcagATTAGGATTTTGATCACGAAACAAGTTCCGGACGTAGCCGCACCATCGGTCGCCGCTccgtgccgtgccgccgtACGTGAGCGGAAGGCGAGGAAATGGGCGCGCTCTGCCTGCTCccgtccacgccgccgtcgtgccctTGCGGCGCGGCAGGCTCGCCCAGGCTCGTGACGAGGAGGAACTTGGCCTCCTGCTATGGCGCCGATTCCGGTGGGCGTCCGCAGCTCGCGtgcaagcggcggcggcggcggcgcggccgcgtggtgcgggccggcggcgacaaggGGGaagggggcgggggcgggggcggcggggcggagtTCTTCGGTGAGGATGGTGTGGTGGAGGACATGGACGGGTACCTCAACTACCTCTCGCTTGAGTACGACTCCGTCTGGGACACCAAGCCCTCTTGGTATTGTTTCTTGGCTCCTCGTTTCTCTcagtctgaactctgaagtgAGCAGCTCGAATTTTGAGCAAAAATACTACTAGGAATAGAAAGTATAAACTGAAATCATTAAATTAACAGTTCCAGCATTTCTTTTGCTCCCTGCTTTTATATCCAATAAACAGCCGAACTTTGCTAGTGATATTGTTGTGAATTGCAAGACAGATAAAATGTCAAATGCCATAATGCAGTGATACTGTTGTAAACCTAGCTCCTGTCCACCAATGGTTCACTGAATTTTGTAATGGCGTCTGCTCCAACCCCTGTCAAAGTTTGAGTCTGCGTTTGCTGCAAACAAGCAATGTCTTAGTTAATGTCTACCgatttttcaattttctgtTGCGACAAAAAAATCTTCAATTTCCTTGCTTGTCATTCCTCACTGATACACATGAACTTCCTTCAACCTGCAAAGTTAGTAGTTATTCATAGGTTGCATCAGATACGCAAAAAGGCAGCCTTTATATTTCCTCAATACATCTTTTGTTGTTATTTCTTGAACATTGTGACAGTTTTAATTCCTTAAGCTACTCTACACTTCAATAGAGTTACATCTTTTCCATCCTTTTGTCTGATTTTGGTCGCTACAACTATCTATGATGCCCCCTTCCAGGTGCCAGCCTTGGACAATCTTACTTTCAGGAGCAGTTGCGATTGCCGGTAGTTGGCTGCCCATCCACTCTGTTGTGATTACCACAGGAGTTTCTTTTGTAATATGTGCATGGTGGTACATATTTCTCTACTCCTATCCCAAGGTTTGCAAACAATTGGCCTTATTCATTTTTGCCTTAATCTGatgttttagattattggTTGGAACCTTATAGGTTGGTAATCTAATGCAAGTTACACTAGCTTCAATTATGTTTGTTTGACAATTACTCGTACAGCATGATTCTAAGGAAAAGAAAGTTATGCAATCTGCTTTGAAAGAGTTGGGTGAGTTTGAGGGTGAGTGAAATAGAAGAGGATCATGCAAAATGTGGTACCTTATTAGTGAATGATAacttaagtattagctattgcAAGTTtggaaaatggattaatatgatttttaaaagcaagttttagatagaatttttttgcaataaacaCAATGTTTAGCAGTTTTGGAAGTGTGCTCGTGGGAAATATACTTTTCTCCTATCATCCACTACCAAACACTGCTaagtatagttttttttttcaaacttttaGTTAGATTATAGTCCTAAATTTCTTACCCTGATTGTACGTCCCTGCCAGATAAAACTTCCATCAGGTCATATTCTACACAAGAATGTTTGTAACTCTACCTTGGTTGTCTAATTGATCCATCGAGTAATATGGTCTTAAGATCTTTTACCACTTAGTCACATGGTCAAATACAATTCCTGATCTCTCGAAATTAATGGATGTAATTTAGTGTTTTGGCCAATACACTAAAAATGCTTATCTTTGCATTGGGAGGATGTGATTTTTAACCAAGGTAGTGCACGCATGAGAAATACAAACAGCGACGACCGACGAGCACGAGAGCCTAACTTCAGTTAATGATAGCCTTAACTTTGATAGCTTGTATCAAGATTAGCAAGTACTACATAGACAGGCCAGTGAGTGTGAAATCTTGTGGCCACTTGGGATTTAACACCACTCCTATTTGACTAGGTCTTCAAACACTGTCCTATAGTTTATATGCTGCCTATAGTTCTCTTCAATAAGAAGTGGCTAGTGTTGTTGTCCATCGCTAATACTTCCAATTTCCAAGTGGAAGTTGTTAGTATAACCACTACGTATTTTGGTCCGGAATCTTTGATCTGAACATATTCTTAACATGGTATGTGCAGTATTTCATGTTAGGCAGTTGCTGATTTGTGCAGTGAAGTGAGGTAGAACTAACCATCTGATTCGTCAGCAGGCATACAACGAGATGATAgctgagaggaggaggaaggttGCCAGTGGCGCTGAAGATACCTACGGGATGGAGAAGATCCAATGAGGAATTACTGCTACTGCACCCCAGGCTTGTGACTATCTTGTTTGTAGTACTGATCGCAAAGATAGACAGAGTATGGTTGTGCAGACAACAGAACAAAATCACTGGCTTGTACTCGTAGAAACTGTTCTTCAGAATTTGCTTGATGGAGTCAAGCTGTCTTGTTGTTCAGATCAGCGGTCATCTTCACTTCAAGTTGACCTCCATCGTGCAAGTTGGCCATGTCCCATGTAGCTCAATTGCAATTTTTTCCCGACTCCCatcaaaatctaaattttcttTACAGTTcgagaaataaacaaaacaacaaaaatgattGTATAGTATGACTTACATTTCTACTCTTAACAGTTTAAAGCCAAAGGCTAAAAGA from Oryza brachyantha chromosome 3, ObraRS2, whole genome shotgun sequence carries:
- the LOC102700606 gene encoding uncharacterized protein LOC102700606 isoform X2 — encoded protein: MGALCLLPSTPPSCPCGAAGSPRLVTRRNLASCYGADSGGRPQLACKRRRRRRGRVVRAGGDKGEGGGGGGGGAEFFGEDGVVEDMDGYLNYLSLEYDSVWDTKPSWCQPWTILLSGAVAIAGSWLPIHSVVITTGVSFVICAWWYIFLYSYPKAYNEMIAERRRKVASGAEDTYGMEKIQ
- the LOC102700606 gene encoding uncharacterized protein LOC102700606 isoform X1 — translated: MGALCLLPSTPPSCPCGAAGSPRLVTRRNLASCYGADSGGRPQLACKRRRRRRGRVVRAGGDKGEGGGGGGGGAEFFGEDGVVEDMDGYLNYLSLEYDSVWDTKPSWCQPWTILLSGAVAIAGSWLPIHSVVITTGVSFVICAWWYIFLYSYPKQAYNEMIAERRRKVASGAEDTYGMEKIQ